The segment GGTCTATATGCACGTGTGAACATGTTCTTGTTCATGTTAGGTTACATTTGGACAGATTTATTAAAGTCCTGATATCTCAAAGAGGTAATAGGAAAAGAAATACAGATAAAGAGTTAATGTTTATTTTCCATTTTGAgagtttaataaatattttgtactATGCATTGCTGTTACTCAATTTATTTCAAACTTTTTCAACATTTTCTTACTGTGATAATTGAGGTCAGATGTCATGGACAGCAaaagttaatttaaaaattaactCAGTTAATTTATGTAATTAAAACAATCATAGCTGAGCAATTTCTTTTAGCCATAAGTATAGTTCTGATGCGGACTCCCAGTTAATTGGCTTCTGTAGTTGACTGCACTCCACAACAAGATCCAAGTACTCCTGGATGTTTTGGTCACCACATGAATTGACTGACTGTCTTGATTCAGGGAAAACATCCAGTTCTGTTTCTTCAATTCTAAATCCACAGTCTCTGGAGCCAAACCTAGAATGAGGAATGGATCTTATTAGTAGAGTTTATTTACATATGAgctacaaataaaacaataacagatACAGGGAAATAGCAGTCCATCACCAATCAATTACCTGTGTGGTAAATAGTACAGTTCATTGGGCACTCCTCCAGGACATGATGCGGTTCTAGAAGTGCGAATCCTGTGACTGTTCCACAGTGTCACACATTCATCCAGGTCCTTCTGTATGACATCACTGAAGCAAAATCTCAGCAAGCATTGGTGTTCATGACTTCCATTGAAGTATCCTGCATCTCGGAGGTCTGCAAATAACTCCATCCAGAACTGAGACCTATAGAAATTAACATTAACGGTCTACAGTGAggttaaatatactgtacaacaaATGTATTAACCGGTGTGTTTTCACGCACTTAACTATTGAATTTAGGTTCTTTATAGTGAGGTTCATGTCAGTTAATCTAGAAGATTATAACTGATACAACAAAGCGGCAAAAACCTATAGTCTTAACAGTAGTTATGAAAACGGAAACTCATAGGTACATACCTTCCCTTTCTGAATATGGACCACCATGACTCGATGCGTTGATTATTGGTGGATGAACCATACATATGGCTAGACGCTCCCGAGTAGTAATCAGTGTGCTGGTGCCGTAGGGTACACTGAACTGCAGCCATAATGCCGTTCTCCGTACCGCAATCGGTCCTCAATCTCATGGGGACAGCACCAAGGTTTCGCACACAAGTGATGAAATTGTGAGCAATAACTGAGGGGTTGTTATTTGTTGGTCCACATACAAGCCACAGTACTTTCCGCGAAAATCCGTCTATACATCCCGAAAGGGCCAAACCGAATGGCTTGAGTTTGTCGTAACCGTCAGCGTGCCACATGTAATTCGGCCCCATTGAGTGGTAGGTTCTTCTAATAAACCTTCTGCGTGCTCTCATCTCACATCCTCGAGGATTAAGCTCCTGTAGTAACACCATAACATCATCCCTCTTTACTCGTAGATTGTACTTTTGCGTGAGTACTTGCCACATTGTTCGATAGCCAAAGAGCTGTCCAGGTCCACGAAGCTCCAACCCTATAGCATTCCTGACAGCGTGTGTAGAAGAATAGCCCTTTCTACGGTACAGTCCAGCCTGTTTAAGTTTAGTTTTAAGAGATCGCAAACTAATGTTAACACCATGTAAGGAGGACATCATGTCAACGATAACATCGTAGG is part of the Trichomycterus rosablanca isolate fTriRos1 chromosome 7, fTriRos1.hap1, whole genome shotgun sequence genome and harbors:
- the LOC134317645 gene encoding uncharacterized protein LOC134317645 codes for the protein MFCPFCGNHFSQLVRFCFSCGKSLEFLEEQSKEDVINLCIGYFNKGHSYDVIVDMMSSLHGVNISLRSLKTKLKQAGLYRRKGYSSTHAVRNAIGLELRGPGQLFGYRTMWQVLTQKYNLRVKRDDVMVLLQELNPRGCEMRARRRFIRRTYHSMGPNYMWHADGYDKLKPFGLALSGCIDGFSRKVLWLVCGPTNNNPSVIAHNFITCVRNLGAVPMRLRTDCGTENGIMAAVQCTLRHQHTDYYSGASSHMYGSSTNNQRIESWWSIFRKGRSQFWMELFADLRDAGYFNGSHEHQCLLRFCFSDVIQKDLDECVTLWNSHRIRTSRTASCPGGVPNELYYLPHRFGSRDCGFRIEETELDVFPESRQSVNSCGDQNIQEYLDLVVECSQLQKPINWESASELYLWLKEIAQL